GTGGCAAGTTCGGACTCGGATATGCCGCTGAGAACGTCCGCGAGATCAGTGTCGTCAGGGCGCTGATAGAACGCGATGTGGACTTGCTGAACCGGATCGAAAGAGGGTCCGGTCGGAGTCGGAGTCGGAGTCGGAGTCGGAGTCGTCGGGGATGGCGACGGGGACTGGGCGTCCGTCGGTGTCGGCGTCGGTGTCGGTGTCGGTGTCGGTGTCGGTGTCGGGGTAGGCGTCGGCGTCGCGCTGTCTGAAATGAGCGCGAACGAGCGGGTCACATCGGTGAGGCTGGGGCTCTCGTTGCCCCGAGGAAGCGCGAAGGCGGGGTTGGTCGACGGCTGGGCATCCGCGAGCGTGAGGCCCGGTGCCGGCTCGAACGAGATGCGGTAATCGTCGGTGGATGTCGTCGGCAGCGAGCCGGATCGGAAGGTGCCGTCGGCGGCGACGGCGACGCGCTGCACTGCCGTCCCCCCGCTGAGGATGGTGACGCTCGAGCCCGAGAGATCGGCGAGAGGGTAGGCATCCGCGGTTGCGGTCACCGCACCGCGGATCGCACCGAACGAACCCTCCAGTGCGATAGTGACGGGATCGCCCAGAGTGGGATTGAACTCCGTCCTCACAGTCGAGTCGACGAGGTCGCCGACACTGCCGGGCCAGGATGCCTCGGCGATGAAGCTGGTGTCCGTCGCGGGCACGCGGAGGGATACGGTCCCGTCTGCCGAGGTGGTGCCGGTGGCGATCAACTGGTCGAGGCCGTCGGTCGAGAGCACGGTCACAGCAGCGCCGCCGAGCGGTGAGGATGCCGCCCCGTGGGAGAGCGTCGTCGTGATGAGTATGTGTTCTGCTTCGGGCTCCGCGGCGCTCGCGGTCACAGGCAGCCCCATGAGGATGACTCCGGTGACAGTGGACAGCACTCCTGCAACGCGTAGCGGTGAGATCAGATCTCGATGTCGTTCCTTGGTGGCGCGTGGCATATCGACCCCTTCTGATCGCTTCAACGCTAACTATGGACTGAATCCAATCTTGGATGCAACCCAGTAAATATGGCGTAGTCTCGGAGGGACATCGAGGAGGTGGAGTTGGCGGAAGGACTCCGAGAGAAGAAGATGCGCGTCGCGCGTCGGGCCATGGAGGAGGCTGCGGTCGGGCTCGCCTACGACGAAGGCGTCCAAGCCGTGACGGTCGACCGCATATGCGAGACGGCGATGGTCTCGCGCAGCACGTTCTTCAACTACTTTCCCTCGCTCGAGCATGCAATCTTCGGGCCCGCTCTGGTCTACGACCCGGTACTCACCGAGCGCATCCTGAGGGCGAACCGAGACGACCTTGTGATCGCCGCCTCGCGGATTGTGATGGAGTCCGTGCGCGGGCAGGGGGACGACGAAATCCTGCGCAAGCGGTTCGCGCTGTTCGCCCGGGAGCCGGGCACGACGACGACGGTGTCGTGGGGAGCGGAGGCGAGCCGCGCAGGTCTGCAGGACGTGATCGAGAACTGGCTTGATGCGCATCCGGCATCGGCTCGCCTGGTGGATGCCGATCACGCCACAGAGGCGCGGATGATCGTGAACTTCTCCATCACGCTCGGTGACGAGGTCATGCGGCTGGTGGCTGAGGACGGCGAGGACTTCCCGTTCGACCCCGCAGTGTTCCGGACGGTACGCGAGCGGATGCAGGCGCTGAGCGCACCCGCACGGTGAAGGCCCCGCACCGAGGATCGCGGGACGGGGCCTTCGAGACCGCCGCTACTTCACCTGACTCGTGATCGTGCTCATCACCATGGTGTCGGCGAGCGTCGTCGTGTCGCCGACCTCGCGGCCCTCGGCGACGTCGCGCAGCAGACGACGCATGATCTTGCCCGAGCGCGTCTTCGGCAGCTCGTTCACGATGTAGACGTCGCGGGGGCGCGCGATCGGGCCGATCTGCTCGCCGACCCAGCCGCGCAGCAGCGTTGCGAGGCCCTCGGGGGAGTGCGCCTCGAAGTAGCTCTGCTTGATGATCACGAAGGCGACCACCGCCTGACCTGTGGTCTCATCCGAGGCGCCGACTACGGCGGCCTCGGCCGTGGCTTCGTGCGCGACGAGCGATGACTCGATCTCGGTCGTGGACAGGCGGTGACCCGACACGTTCATCACGTCGTCGACGCGACCGAGCAGCCACAGATCGCCGTCTTCGTCGAGACGCGCACCGTCGCCCGCGAAGTAGTAGCCCTTGTCCTGGAACTTCTCCCAGTAGGTCTCCTTGAACCGTTCCGGGTCGCCCCAGATGCCGCGCAGCATCGACGGCCACGGCTCGGTGATGACCAGCAGCCCGCCGTTGCCGTTCCCGACCTCGACGCCCTCGTCGTCGACCACGTCGATGGAGATGCCGGGGATCGGAACCTGCGCGGAGCCCGGCTTGGTCGCGGTGATGCCTGGCAGCGGGGAGACCATGATGGCGCCCGTCTCGGTCTGCCACCAGGTGTCGACGATCGGGGCCGCGCCGCCGCCGATCACCTCCCGGTACCACATCCACGCCTCCGGGTTGATGGGCTCGCCCACCGAGCCGAGCAGGCGCAGGCTCGACAGGTCGAACTTCTGCGGGATCTGGCGGCCGAGCTTCATGAACGAGCGGATCGCCGTCGGCGCGGTGTAGAAGATGGTCACGCCGTACTTCTCGATCAGCTCCCACCAGCGGCCGGGGTGCGGCGAGTCCGGTGTGCCCTCGAAAAGCACCTGGGTCGCGCCGTTGGCGAGCGGACCATAGGTGACGTAGCTGTGTCCGGTCACCCAGCCGATGTCGGCCGTGCACCAGAAGACGTCGGTCTCGGGATGCAGGTCGAAGACGTACTTGTGCGTGTAGGCGGCCTGCACGAGGTACCCGCCCGAGGTGTGCAGGATGCCCTTCGGCTTCCCCGTCGTGCCCGACGTGTACAGGATGAAGAGCGGGTTCTCGGCGGGGAATGGCTGAGCCTCGTGATCGCGGGATGCCTGCGGCACGACGTCGTGCCACCAGATGTCGCGCTCGTCGGTCCAGTCGACCTCGTTTTCGCCGCGCTTGACGACGAGCACGTGCTCGACGGTCTGCTGCTCGCCTTCACCGTTGCGGTCGCTGAGCGCCTGGTCGACGGCGGGCTTGAGAGCCGACACCTTGCCCTTGCGATAGCCGCCGTCCGCGGTGATCACGAGCTTCGCGCCGGCGTCGTCGATGCGCGAGCGCAGACTGTCGGCGCTGAACCCGCCGAAGACGACCGAGTGGATCGCGCCGACGCGCGCGACGGCGAGCATCGAGACTACGGCCTCGGGGATCATCGGGAGGTAGATGGCCACCCGGTCGCCGTGGCCGACGCCGAGATCCTGCAGCACGTTCGCCGCGCGCCTGACCTCGTCGGTGAGCTCGGCGTACGTGATGCGGCGCTCATCGCCCGGCTCGCCCTCCCACAGGATCGCGACGCGGTCGCCGTTGCCGGCCTCCACGTGCCGGTCGAGGCAGTTGTAGGCGACGTTGAGCTCGCCGTCGTCGAACCACTTCGCGAACGGCGGGTTCGACCAGTCGAGCACCTGCGTGAACGGCTTGTGCCAGTGCACGCTCTCCCGCGCCTGCTCGCCCCAGAAAGCCTCCCGGTCGGCGGCAGCCCGCTCGTACAGGGCGGGGTCGTCGATCGACTGGGCGACGAACTCCTCCGACGGCGGGAATCTGCGGGCCTCGTCGAGGAGGTGGTCGATCTGGCTGCTCATGCACTCGCTCCTTTGCGCGGTCGGGCGATCGTGCAGGGACACGACCGTGACAGGGCGAATTTAGTCCCGCCGCCGGAAGAGGCCTACTGTCGAAAGTCGGTAGTGAGAGCGGTTTGCCGTGGCGCCGGCCCACGCATACACTGACCTCAGCCGATTCGTATACGGCTTCAGCGCGCCCGGGTGCCCCCCTCGTTCCGGGCCAGCGCGTGGGCGGCACCTCATTCCCCCCGTGAGGTGCCGCCCGTCCGTCTACGGGGCGGCGCTCCTACTGCACAGGGCTCTCGTCGCGGCGGTTGTGCACATCGCCTGGGAATCGGGCCTGGCCGCGCGACGCGACGAGCCTAACGTCGTCGCATGCCCGAACCGTTCGTCTTCCGACCACGGCCGTCCGACACGCACGACGGTGCTCACCGTCCCGTCGATGCGGATCCGGACCTCGGCGCGCTCGCCGACTATGCGCGTGACGCCGAGGTGACGGACATCTTCGTCAACGGCGCCGACGGCCTCTACGTCGATCGCGGTCGCGGCGCCGAGCGGGTGCCGGCGTGGCGCGCGTCGGAGCGCGAGGTGCGCGACATCGCAGTCACCCTCGTCGCGGCGGGCGGACGGCACCTCGACGACCAGTCGCCCTGCGTCGACGTGCGGCTCGCCTCGGGCATCCGCGTGCATGCCGTCCTCGCCCCCGTCTCGGTGAGCGGCACCGCGCTGTCGGTGCGGATCCCGCGGGTGCTCGGCGCCGACCTCGCGGCGCTCGCCGCGACCGGCACCTTCAGCGACGCCCAGCAGGCGTGGCTGGCGCAGCTCGTACGCGACCGGGCCAACGTGCTGATCACCGGGGGGACGGGCACGGGCAAGACAACGCTGCTCGCTGCGCTGCTGTCGGAGGTGGGTCCGGGCGAGCGCATCGTGACCATCGAGGACGTCGCCGAGCTGCGACCCCGGCACCCGCATCACGTCTCGCTCGAGGCGCGCCAGGCGAATCTCGAGGGCGCCGGATGCATCACCCTCGCGATGCTCGTGCGGGAGTCGCTGCGCATGCGCCCCGACAGACTCGTCGTGGGCGAATGCCGCGGCGAGGAGGTGCGGGAACTGCTGACCGCGCTCAACACCGGTCACGACGGGGGCGCGGGCACGTTGCACGCCTCTGGTCTGGCGGACGTTCCGGCGCGTATGGAGGCGCTCGGCGCCCTCGCGGGGATGGATGCCACGGCGTTGGCGCGCCAGGTGGTCAGCGCGTTCACGATCGTGCTGCATCTGGAGCGCAACGCGGATGGGCGTCGGCGCATCGCGCACGCCGGACGATTCGTGCTGCGGAACGACCGCCTGGCGATGGAGGAGGTGCAGCCGTGGTGAGGTGGCGGCAGCGGCATCCGGACTCGAACGACCCGCCGCGGGCCGCGGCCGCCGTGCGCACCCTCGCCGTGCTGCTGCAGGCCGGTGCCCGACCGCACACGGCCTGGCGGCACCTCGCCGACACCGGCGACATCGTCGCGGGGCGCGTCGTCGCCCGAGCGGACGCCGGGGCAGAGCTCGTGGGCGCCATCGACGCGGAGGGCGGTGCATGGTCGGACGTCGCCGCCGCCTGGGAGATCGCGACGACCGTCGGCGCACCGCTCGCGGACGTGCTGCGGGCGCTGTCGGAATCGCTGCAGGACGCCGCTGCCGCCGCGGACGACGTGCGAGTCGCCTTGGCCGAGCCCACCGGCACCGCCCGCCTGCTGCTCTGGCTGCCGTTCGCCGGGCTGCTGCTGGGATTCGCGCTGGGCTTCGACACCATCGGCGTACTGGTCAGCAATCCGTTCGGTGTCGCCTGCGTCGTGCTCGGTGTGGCCCTCGTGCTTGTCGCGCGCTGGTGGACCGCACGCATGGTGCGGGCCGCGCAGCCGGCGGCCGGCACCCCCGGCATGCACGCCGAGCTGGTCGCAGTGGCACTCGCCGGCGGCGTCGGCATCCCGCGGGCGCTGCGGCTCGTCGAGCACAGCCCCGCCGCACTGTCGGGCGATCGCGGCGCCACAGACGCCGTGCTGGAGCTGTCGCGCTCCGCCGGGGTGCCGGCCGGCGAGCTGCTGCGCGCGACGGCCGCACAGCAGCGGCACGAATCGAGGGTGCGAGGGCGCGTGCGGGCCGCGCGGCTCTCGTCGAAGCTGCTGCTGCCGCTCGGCGCCTGCACGCTGCCCGCATTCCTGCTGCTCGGGGTCGCACCGCTCATGCTCAGCGTGCTCGCGTCCACGCCACTGCCCATCTGAGACGTCCGGGGCGAGAGCCGCCCCGCATGAGAGAGAAGGAACACCATGACCGCACTCCACACCGATCCGCTGCCTCCGCTGACCCGAGGCCGCGCAGCCGAGCTGTTCTCCGACGAGACCGGAGCGGCCACCGCCGAATACGCGATCACGACGATGGCCGCCGTGGTCGACCCAGGGCACACTCTGTCAGGATGAGCGTATGTCCTCTGCCATTAGCGCTGTTCCGCGACCGGTCATCTACGCACGTCAGTCGGTAGACGAGGAGCAGGGCATCGGTCAACAACTCGATGACTGCCGAGCGGAGTGCCAGCGACGGGGGTGGCAGATCGCTGGTGAGTTTCAGGATAACGACACCTCCGCCTCTAAGGAGCGCGGCCCGAAGACGGCGTGGGCTGCCATGCTCAAGGCGTTCGATTCGGACGAGTTCGACACGATCATCGTGACCGAGACTTCGCGCATCACTCGGAGCCTTGTTGACGTTCTGGACATCCGTCCTCCGCGTCGAGACATCCGAGTCGTGGTCATTCGTGAGGCAATCGACACGGAGCATGACGACTTCATGCTCAAGCAGCTCGTCCTTCTCGCGGAGCGTGAGGTGAAGATAAAGGGGGCGCGCGCGGCGCGATATGCAGCGACGCGCAGAGCGGCCGGACACCCGACTCCGGGCAAGCCGCCGCACGGGTATCGGTGGGTTCCTCAGATCGAACGTGATTCGACGGGTATCCGCTATCGAATCGACGACGCAGAGGCGGAAGACGTGCGACAGATCTTCCGTGAGTTTCTCTCGGGAGCGCCTCTCGGACAGATTGCCCGGGATCTCAGCGAAGCTGGTCGGCTGACGCGCAGGGGGTCTAGATGGAGCTCGTCCACGGTTCGACGCGTGCTGTTGAACCCGGTGTATGCGGCCCTCTTGGCGCCTGCGCAGCCCAGCGGTGAGTATGACGCAACCGCAATTGACCTTGAAGCGTGCACGCCCGGGTCATGGGGCGCGATCGTCGAGCGCGATCACCTGGTGGCGGCTCGCAGCCGGCTGATCGGCACGAAGCCAAATCACAACGGGACGGCGCGGAAGTGGCTACTGTCGGGGCTCGCAGTTTGTGCTGTGTGTTCTGCCCCGGTGCGCTCTGCCCGAGGGGAGACCCATCCGACAGCGCGGGCGGACGGAAGCGGCGCAGCGCAGACCCGCCGCTACCACGCATATCGCTGCGTCCAGGGCCACTTCATGCGCAACGGAGACATCATCGACGACTTCGTGTCCGAGGTGTGCATCGCCCGCTTGTCTGAGGTTGATGCCGTACAGCTGGTGACGCCCCGCGCGGACGGAGTGGACGTCGGCGTTCTTCACGCGAACCGGGAAGGGCTGAAGACGCGGAGGCAGTCGATCGCACGCTTCGTTGCGCGCGGACTCATGACCGACCTGGAAGCCGACGACAGCCTTCGCGAGATCGCCGATGAAATGCGGTCGATCAGCGAGGCGATTGCGCGAGCGGTCCGAGAAGACCCTCTGGCTGAGTTGGCGGAAATCGATGACGTTCGGGCTTGGTGGAGTGGCGGTACTCTCGCCCGCCAGCGATTGCTCGTGGAGCACCTCATGACGGTGAAGATTCACCCTGTCGGGCACGGGAAACGTGTCACGAATCTCGATGCCGCGGAGAAGACGGTGACCATCCGATGGAAGCGGGACTGACGCGTCGCGCGGTCGGTGCCGACCCGCACACCGAACTCTGCCTCGGTAACACCAGCGCGGTAGCGAGAGCCGCAAGCAGGCGGCTCAGCGGCCAGAAAGAAGGACGAGCTGTCAAGGCTCGTCCTTCTCCTCGCTGACTCACGCCGCGCTATCGGTTCGGATGGTGCTCGTGCTCCGGCTCGATGGCTGTCAGCGGCTCCAATCGATCGGCTCAGGCGTCATTTCTATGCGTGTGCCATCGGATATCAGCTGTGCCCACTCGGACAAGTCCGGCTCGGTGATGTTCCCGTCGTAGCTCGCGAAGAGCTGTCGCAGCGCCGGACGGATAACCGCGATCGGTTGCCCGACATACTGCTGGCGTAGCCGCTCCAGATCCTGAGTCTGCTGCGCTGCCATGTTGGCAACCGCTTCTTCGGCGACGCGGCGCATTCCTTCTTCGTTGAACTTGAAGTCCATACTGTGATTCCTGCTTCCTCACCCGAAATCGGGTGCTGGCGCAGTGGGAGCGAACCTCGAAGACGCGTTCTCGTGGAGAAGAGCTGACACGGAGGGCCGGCAATCAGACCACCGACCCTCCGCGCTTGATTAGTCCTTACCGAGCGTCGAGCCGGCCTTCGACTTCGCGGCCTTGCCCGACGAGTCGGTCGCGAGAACGCGACCCGCCTTGCTCAGCTGCGCCTTCGAGGGTTTTCCCGACGACCGCGACGATGTCTTCGCCATGGGGCGCTCCTTCCTGCTTGAAAAGGAGGGCAGATCACGTGAACCGACGTGAATCGACTCGCGCAGCCGCTATGGAGCGTCTAGAGTCAAGTAGTCCTGCCATAGACAACTCGGCCCCGATCTGACCCGTATGAAGAGCTCCGCTCCGGCCGTCGGATCGGGGCTCTTGTTTGTGCCCCCACTCTACTGGCGCCCTCCGACATTCGGCTGGCTGTGTGGCGATCTGAGCGCTCAGCATGTCGCAGAGGTCGAAGTTGTCCAGTGGGTGCCCGAACGCACGTCACAGGACGATTTAGGCGGATTTCCGGGCAGATTCAGCGAGTTCGGGCCCCAAGCGAATTACACGGCTGTGATTCTGTCCACAGTTTGCTCACAAGTTGAGGCGGCGAGTCTCACAGAGTTGTCCGCAGCATCGTGGTGCCAATTGGGTTTAGTGGGCCATATTCCCCGCAGCTCCGGCGTCCGGTCGCGCTGACGGGTGACGGGACGCTCACCCCTATCATCCGAACTTCTGTTGCTCGCGCTGGCTCGAGGGCCGGGAGGTGCCCACGCGACGTCCACTAGTGTCCATATAGTGGACACTAGTGGGACGATCAACAAGGTCCTGACCATCAGTCGGCCAGTCATAGGCCTCAGGATGGCCCACCTGACGGCCAGATCAGTCCAACAAAACGAGGAAACTATCGAGTGGTCAGCAAAGGGCCATCGAGTGCCCATAACATGGACACTCGATGGCCCTTCGTGGTCGGCTTAGAGTTCCAACTCTGTTCGTGACGACTTCGGCGGCGGGTCGCTCTTCTGAGTCATCGCAAGAGCCTCTCGCCGGAGGGCCTTGAGCTTAGCCATGTCGGCATCAAAGCGGCTCCGTAGCGTCTGCCCTCCGAAGGAAACCTTGTCCAGCCATCGGTCGACATCCGCGGGCACTTCCTCGAGGTGCTTATGCATGTCCTCCATCCGGTGCCTCTCGTTGTCTGCTGCCCTGCGCGCGTGCAATGCAGCCTCCCGAGCCCTAAGGGCGGACTCGGCTGCCACCCGAGCGTCTTGCGCAGCCTGATCTGCCTTGGCGCTGAGCACCCTTGCCTCTTGCTCACGGTCGGCGAGACGTGCCTCGTGTTCATCGAGATCGGACTTCCGCTTGAGCAGCCTCATCGCCTGGAGCTGATTTGCGCTCTGCGCCCTCTCCGCTTCCTGCGCTGCGTCACGGAGCCGATCCGCCTTCGCCTGGAACTCACTACTGCTGAGGTGTTCCCTCGAGCGCTCGGTGACGCGATACTCGACGTCGTAGCCGACTGCGGCCACAGCGTCGCGCAGCTCCTTATGCTGGCGCTTGAGGTCGGCCGGGCCCTTGAAGAAATCCTTCTGCGACAGTCGACCGTCGTCAGTGATGGGCGTAACCATGACCTGCAACTGAGGACTGACCTCGTCCAAGTGAACGG
The window above is part of the Microbacterium sp. nov. GSS16 genome. Proteins encoded here:
- a CDS encoding TetR family transcriptional regulator, translated to MAEGLREKKMRVARRAMEEAAVGLAYDEGVQAVTVDRICETAMVSRSTFFNYFPSLEHAIFGPALVYDPVLTERILRANRDDLVIAASRIVMESVRGQGDDEILRKRFALFAREPGTTTTVSWGAEASRAGLQDVIENWLDAHPASARLVDADHATEARMIVNFSITLGDEVMRLVAEDGEDFPFDPAVFRTVRERMQALSAPAR
- the acs gene encoding acetate--CoA ligase; amino-acid sequence: MSSQIDHLLDEARRFPPSEEFVAQSIDDPALYERAAADREAFWGEQARESVHWHKPFTQVLDWSNPPFAKWFDDGELNVAYNCLDRHVEAGNGDRVAILWEGEPGDERRITYAELTDEVRRAANVLQDLGVGHGDRVAIYLPMIPEAVVSMLAVARVGAIHSVVFGGFSADSLRSRIDDAGAKLVITADGGYRKGKVSALKPAVDQALSDRNGEGEQQTVEHVLVVKRGENEVDWTDERDIWWHDVVPQASRDHEAQPFPAENPLFILYTSGTTGKPKGILHTSGGYLVQAAYTHKYVFDLHPETDVFWCTADIGWVTGHSYVTYGPLANGATQVLFEGTPDSPHPGRWWELIEKYGVTIFYTAPTAIRSFMKLGRQIPQKFDLSSLRLLGSVGEPINPEAWMWYREVIGGGAAPIVDTWWQTETGAIMVSPLPGITATKPGSAQVPIPGISIDVVDDEGVEVGNGNGGLLVITEPWPSMLRGIWGDPERFKETYWEKFQDKGYYFAGDGARLDEDGDLWLLGRVDDVMNVSGHRLSTTEIESSLVAHEATAEAAVVGASDETTGQAVVAFVIIKQSYFEAHSPEGLATLLRGWVGEQIGPIARPRDVYIVNELPKTRSGKIMRRLLRDVAEGREVGDTTTLADTMVMSTITSQVK
- a CDS encoding TadA family conjugal transfer-associated ATPase, yielding MPEPFVFRPRPSDTHDGAHRPVDADPDLGALADYARDAEVTDIFVNGADGLYVDRGRGAERVPAWRASEREVRDIAVTLVAAGGRHLDDQSPCVDVRLASGIRVHAVLAPVSVSGTALSVRIPRVLGADLAALAATGTFSDAQQAWLAQLVRDRANVLITGGTGTGKTTLLAALLSEVGPGERIVTIEDVAELRPRHPHHVSLEARQANLEGAGCITLAMLVRESLRMRPDRLVVGECRGEEVRELLTALNTGHDGGAGTLHASGLADVPARMEALGALAGMDATALARQVVSAFTIVLHLERNADGRRRIAHAGRFVLRNDRLAMEEVQPW
- a CDS encoding type II secretion system F family protein, encoding MVRWRQRHPDSNDPPRAAAAVRTLAVLLQAGARPHTAWRHLADTGDIVAGRVVARADAGAELVGAIDAEGGAWSDVAAAWEIATTVGAPLADVLRALSESLQDAAAAADDVRVALAEPTGTARLLLWLPFAGLLLGFALGFDTIGVLVSNPFGVACVVLGVALVLVARWWTARMVRAAQPAAGTPGMHAELVAVALAGGVGIPRALRLVEHSPAALSGDRGATDAVLELSRSAGVPAGELLRATAAQQRHESRVRGRVRAARLSSKLLLPLGACTLPAFLLLGVAPLMLSVLASTPLPI
- a CDS encoding recombinase family protein codes for the protein MSSAISAVPRPVIYARQSVDEEQGIGQQLDDCRAECQRRGWQIAGEFQDNDTSASKERGPKTAWAAMLKAFDSDEFDTIIVTETSRITRSLVDVLDIRPPRRDIRVVVIREAIDTEHDDFMLKQLVLLAEREVKIKGARAARYAATRRAAGHPTPGKPPHGYRWVPQIERDSTGIRYRIDDAEAEDVRQIFREFLSGAPLGQIARDLSEAGRLTRRGSRWSSSTVRRVLLNPVYAALLAPAQPSGEYDATAIDLEACTPGSWGAIVERDHLVAARSRLIGTKPNHNGTARKWLLSGLAVCAVCSAPVRSARGETHPTARADGSGAAQTRRYHAYRCVQGHFMRNGDIIDDFVSEVCIARLSEVDAVQLVTPRADGVDVGVLHANREGLKTRRQSIARFVARGLMTDLEADDSLREIADEMRSISEAIARAVREDPLAELAEIDDVRAWWSGGTLARQRLLVEHLMTVKIHPVGHGKRVTNLDAAEKTVTIRWKRD
- a CDS encoding plasmid recombination protein; this translates as MSYTMTFDASHKVGRGGHAQAFFRHIARDLDQAAGFQFTQANKNIVPDRTRLNLTVVNDGEGGFRKARSVAGRPPSDEFDVYLKQRLSTVDRKLRKDAVLMRGLILQLDPRWFEEHNPSWRAEGMNAEAARYMGAALDWACAEFGQANVVGWSVHLDEVSPQLQVMVTPITDDGRLSQKDFFKGPADLKRQHKELRDAVAAVGYDVEYRVTERSREHLSSSEFQAKADRLRDAAQEAERAQSANQLQAMRLLKRKSDLDEHEARLADREQEARVLSAKADQAAQDARVAAESALRAREAALHARRAADNERHRMEDMHKHLEEVPADVDRWLDKVSFGGQTLRSRFDADMAKLKALRREALAMTQKSDPPPKSSRTELEL